The Papilio machaon chromosome 28, ilPapMach1.1, whole genome shotgun sequence genome includes a window with the following:
- the LOC123722585 gene encoding nuclear localization sequence-binding protein-like has translation MSDKECKSTSESESSSSSSSSTLVTYCAEKSDSDTEKEPDCDAEKSESDCAQEKSETDCAEKTKSETEWKIKIHIPPRAKCNTKTQTYIESNKADCDTEKTEIMKKDCTKKEFTNSNTQTDEIALDESAISCTIESETADDKRADFYNAVSQHWDG, from the coding sequence atgtCAGACAAAGAATGTAAAAGTACGTCAGAATCTGAATCTTCGAGTTCGTCATCTTCATCTACGTTAGTGACTTATTGTGCAGAAAAATCTGACTCGGATACTGAGAAAGAGCCGGATTGCGATGCGGAAAAATCTGAATCAGATTGCGCTCAAGAGAAATCTGAGACAGATTGCGCTGAAAAGACAAAATCAGAAACAGAATGGAAAATTAAGATACACATACCTCCAAGGGCGAAATGCAATACCAAAACTCAAACTTACATAGAAAGTAATAAAGCAGATTGTGACACGGAAAAGACTGAGATTATGAAAAAAGACTGTACAAAGAAAgaatttacaaattcaaatacaCAGACTGATGAAATAGCACTGGATGAATCAGCTATTTCATGTACAATTGAGTCGGAAACAGCTGATGATAAAAGGGCAGATTTTTATAACGCAGTTAGTCAACATTGGGAtggatga
- the LOC106710426 gene encoding uncharacterized protein LOC106710426, translating into MDKKNKKKTVIKRKADDPNESEKKKIMITRKVEEEKDKVEVVNQVVEVPVEQGQQIVHTGQIVEGNFEQSVFVNMKGEPVQLGPNTVILYEQTNGTPANFAFGGMWTMDSSGRIVMAETIYDVKGEPDEETATFVQNTSEVTNQPVEEQPATFQQFELSTNSQVEGQEYEVAIIENPGDGTERSTDSQVITTEAQLVATGPGAVRWLNQKYDFVVRKLQLNYDAGVKLMYSESGCIQCVYFTTPSMQLAFNAVPQFLCIETGIEFNSSLSSVTGSNNSSIKHNVTLFLAEDGNGKSVIVSAGISTLIGEDLRWLLETFKSCNPAWRQVRCVVCDPTKSQEEVRSEFPNAHVTCSIWQASCAAAKLILETARREDGTAVLLSTLSHEDVATRCKAYALATLRGDHTPVQLQALKRSIIGTGAGSMRLLETVTKCSGAITKFDQWLQSENYTNILHKGLERLVSKFQNLVRTQVQPDEFVSLFFNVANQLEDDRRNFALNRLREMESLKQSPTDTITQYAYNLMSHQTKLAQRCLDDRTSRRHSSAAICKYGTSTQECSCLFSKVFRLPCRHILMLTTELKVKTHIPFEPRWTVQYCLFGCDTSTNATATTGSSGTFLEQVVVEEGHRQAIQPQQIHAVGGVRQQQYVLATPGQPATPVSQVIFCGGGVGSVSGVGGAAPVITSVLPAGGAVLTPHHTLHQ; encoded by the exons atggataagaaaaataagaagaaaacTGTTATAAAGCGGAAAGCTGACGACCCTAATGAGAGTGAAAAGAAGAAAATCATGATCACACGAAAAGTGGAGGAAGAAAAGGATAAAGTTGAAGTAGTTAATCAGGTGGTTGAGGTTCCCGTGGAGCAGGGTCAGCAGATCGTTCACACGGGTCAGATAGTGGAGGGAAACTTTGAGCAATcagtatttgtaaatatgaaagGTGAGCCTGTTCAGCTAGGCCCGAATACAGTTATACTATATGAGCAGACGAATGGGACTCCGGCTAATTTTGCGTTTGGCGGGATGTGGACTATGGACTCTTCTGGCAGGATAGTGATGGCAGAAACAATTTACGATGTTAAAGGTGAACCGGATGAGGAAACCGCGACTTTTGTTCAAAATACAAGCGAAGTTACTAAT CAACCAGTTGAAGAACAGCCAGCAACATTTCAACAGTTTGAACTGAGCACCAACTCACAAGTTGAGGGTCAGGAGTATGAGGTGGCTATCATTGAAAATCCTGGAGATGGAACTGAAAG ATCTACAGACAGTCAGGTTATAACAACGGAGGCTCAATTGGTAGCGACAGGTCCTGGGGCGGTGCGTTGGCTTAATCAAAAATATGACTTTGTTGTACGGAAACTACAGTTAAATTATG aTGCGGGTGTAAAGTTAATGTACTCGGAATCTGGATGTATACAATGTGTTTACTTCACAACACCGAGTATGCAACTCGCGTTTAACGCTGTACCacagtttttatgtattgagACAG GTATAGAGTTCAATAGCAGTTTATCATCAGTGACTGGCTCAAATAATTCCAGTATCAAACATAATGTGACATTATTCCTCGCTGAAGATGGCAACGGAAAGTCTGTTATTGTTAGTGCAG GTATTTCAACATTAATAGGTGAAGACTTGAGATGGTTATTAGAAACTTTTAAATCTTGTAACCCAGCTTGGAGGCAAGTGCGCTGTGTGGTCTGTGACCCTACTAAGTCACAGGAG GAAGTAAGATCGGAGTTCCCCAATGCGCATGTAACTTGTTCTATATGGCAAGCATCTTGTGCAGCGGCGAAGCTTATCCTGGAGACGGCTCGGCGTGAGGATGGGACAGCGGTGCTGCTGAGCACTCTCTCACATGAGGATGTAGCCACCCGCTGTAAGGCATATGCCCTGGCCACCTTGCGAGGAGATCACACACCTGTGCAGCTGCAG GCACTAAAACGCAGCATAATTGGAACGGGAGCTGGTTCAATGAGACTATTAGAGACGGTGACCAAATGTTCAGGTGCAATTACGAAGTTTGATCAGTGGCTGCAGTCGGAGAACTACactaatatattacataag GGTCTCGAACGCCTGGTATCCAAGTTCCAGAACCTGGTGCGTACCCAGGTGCAGCCGGATGAGTTTGTCTCCTTATTCTTCAATGTTGCCAACCAGCTCGAGGATGATAGGAGGAACTTCGCCTTGAATAGACTTAGG GAAATGGAGAGTTTGAAGCAATCACCGACAGACACAATCACACAGTATGCCTACAATTTGATGAGTCATCAGACAAAACTTGCACAACGATGTCTAGATGACAGGACTAGCAG ACGTCACAGCAGTGCTGCTATATGTAAGTACGGAACATCAACACAGGAATGTTCTTGTCTCTTCAGCAAAGTGTTCCGGCTGCCGTGTAGACATATATTGATGCTTACAACTGAATTAAAG GTGAAAACTCATATACCTTTCGAGCCACGTTGGACGGTCCAGTACTGTCTGTTTGGTTGTGACACCAGTACCAATGCCACTGCCACCACCG GCAGCAGTGGCACATTCCTGGAGCAGGTGGTGGTGGAGGAAGGTCACCGGCAGGCCATTCAGCCCCAGCAGATACATGCG GTGGGTGGGGTAAGACAACAGCAGTATGTTCTAGCAACACCCGGACAGCCAGCCACGCCAGTATCACAG GTGATATTCTGTGGTGGTGGTGTCGGCAGTGTGAGTGGAGTGGGGGGCGCAGCTCCTGTCATCACTTCAGTGTTACCTGCCGGGGGGGCGGTGTTGACACCACATCATACGCTACATCAGTGA
- the LOC106710428 gene encoding dioxygenase tasH, with protein sequence MLILNTLTILIQVVFAVFMSFVSMNILRYFTSFRTMTALAPAIFVNHGGGPMPLLGDKDHEGLTIFLRDEIKKHLDLKQLKGIILVTAHWEESKVTISSAKHHDLYFDYYGFPPESYKYKYDAPGNPELAGKLKKTLENAGIESKLDPKRGWDHGVFVPMMLINPAADIPIIQVSVLSNQDPEEHYKLGKALYEFRKEGIAIIGSGMSYHNMREFRNSRNKKQVINKDFDDFLNEVCTAESEDKRRTGLISWRSQPGADEAHPPRAAEHFMPLIVIAGAGGSAAGQRIFNWDMSGTFRLSGFIWKGL encoded by the coding sequence atgcttattttaaatacattaactattttaattcaagtaGTGTTTGCAGTGTTTATGTCCTTTGTATCTATGAacatattaagatattttacaAGCTTCAGAACAATGACCGCCTTAGCTCCAGCAATTTTCGTGAATCACGGTGGTGGTCCGATGCCACTCCTTGGAGACAAAGACCACGAAGGTTTGACTATATTTTTGCGAGACGAAATTAAGAAgcatttagatttaaaacagttaaagggtataatattagttacgGCGCATTGGGAAGAAAGCAAAGTGACTATATCATCTGCTAAACATCACGATTTGTATTTCGATTACTACGGATTTCCTCCCGAGTCGTATAAATATAAGTACGACGCTCCTGGAAATCCAGAACTGGCtggtaaattgaaaaaaacattagagAATGCCGGTATAGAGTCTAAACTAGATCCGAAAAGAGGTTGGGACCATGGAGTATTCGTTCCAATGATGTTGATCAATCCAGCAGCAGATATACCTATAATCCAAGTCTCTGTTCTAAGTAATCAAGACCCTGAAGAGCATTACAAACTCGGGAAAGCTTTATATGAATTTCGGAAAGAGGGAATTGCAATTATAGGTTCAGGTATGTCATATCATAATATGCGCGAATTTAGAAACAGTCGAAATAAGaaacaagtaattaataaGGATTTTGATGACTTTTTGAACGAGGTTTGTACAGCTGAGAGTGAAGACAAAAGGAGGACTGGGCTTATATCTTGGAGATCACAACCAGGAGCTGATGAGGCTCATCCACCTAGAGCGGCTGAGCATTTTATGCCGTTAATAGTTATAGCTGGTGCAGGAGGCTCTGCGGCTGGCCAAAGGATTTTTAACTGGGATATGAGCGGTACTTTTCGTTTGAGTGGTTTCATCTGGAAGGGATTGTAA
- the LOC106710424 gene encoding transferrin produces the protein MGLKELLFVFLISSVTGQIHRVCISTSNPVLCQSLDKDGSRAVCQPVESRIDCALRLARNSVDVGVFSEEEMMLLSQMQPNDNRVVATIRDVNRQEPYAFEAVAIVPNSHTGGLEGLRGGNYCHPGFDEAEVRWSPRVLKTFERVVARTDRCPDANMAGKTAEELELETLSQFFPRACRPGPWSANTTVDTNLKGRFSSLCSLCGENSGCSGYTLDMGVNVAGVSNTNRHIQALECLRRSGNNSVAYVAWQHVREYFTSRNPQDAEQYSLLCEDGTLSPLTPDVLSALTSPCAFVRQPWSAIVATSSIASTVQASMRSWWPNGANPGGNNWQAILFSGIIGGTNARVIFDDTLPSPANYTSAVRNITSIDGTTSCLPPRRWCTISAQEHTKCTWVRSAAYTLGIEPTVSCQQRTNTFECLQDIKEERADFIATPANYGYISRQHYQLSALKLVQNTRSDPAAFSRVVALIKDSAKEDITRFENLRNKKACFPEYGGIAYMAFVNAAQERGVLSSSECDYARVVGEFFNGTCAPGAIDATHAISESSTFDATTLCSVCKPTVTIAETNFTCAYDYTNMYYGNNGSLSCLADPETDVAFVEMQNINSQLSSLGLQGSQFRALCRNNTLAVTNGTLGIDQACLLAYVVDSELLARRSDPLLNSLSVLLDNLDQYFGYNAASGTQHINLEMYSAFDGINDLLFKNTAVGLSEPSTETANEPARNYIELFKHLDACTSVAPPSLANAARNYSMITLFLLTALTRVFVF, from the exons ATGGGTTTAAaggaattattatttgttttcctGATCAGCAGTGTAACGGGACAAATTC ACAGGGTCTGTATATCGACATCAAATCCAGTTCTCTGCCAGAGTCTAGACAAAGATGGCAGTCGAGCTGTCTGTCAACCGGTTGAATCAAG AATTGACTGTGCACTACGGCTAGCTCGTAACTCAGTCGATGTTGGAGTTTTCTCTGAGGAAGAGATGATGTTGCTGTCTCAGATGCAGCCCAACGACAACAGAGTGGTGGCCACTATTAGAGATGTTAACAGACAAG AGCCATACGCTTTCGAAGCAGTAGCCATTGTACCCAACAGTCACACCGGAGGTCTGGAAGGTCTACGCGGAGGTAACTACTGTCACCCAGGCTTCGATGAGGCGGAGGTGCGCTGGTCACCTCGTGTCTTGAAAACTTTTGAACGTGTG GTTGCCCGTACTGATCGTTGCCCCGACGCTAATATGGCTGGCAAGACCGCTGAGGAATTGGAATTGGAAACTCTGAGCCAGTTTTTCCCCAGAGCCTGCAGGCCAGGACCTTGGAGTGCAAACACCACAGTCGATACTAACTTAA AGGGTAGATTCTCATCTCTATGTTCTCTATGCGGAGAGAACAGCGGATGTTCAGGGTACACTTTAGACATGGGTGTGAACGTGGCCGGAGTCTCCAACACAAACAGACATATTCAGGCACTGGAATGTCTGCGCAGGAGTGGCAATAACAGCGTCGCTTATGTCGCATGGCAACACGTTAGAGAATACTTCACT TCTCGCAACCCTCAAGACGCAGAGCAGTACTCTTTACTATGCGAAGATGGCACCCTTAGCCCCCTCACACCTGATGTGCTCAGCGCCCTCACCTCGCCCTGCGCCTTCGTACGTCAGCCCTGGAGCGCCATCGTCGCCACCTC GTCGATAGCATCAACAGTACAAGCCAGCATGCGGTCCTGGTGGCCTAATGGTGCCAACCCGGGTGGTAACAATTGGCAGGCGATACTATTCAGTGGCATTATCGGTGGCACCAATGCACGTGTCATATTTGATGACACCTTACCCTCGCCGGCGAACTATACCTCAGCTG TTCGCAACATAACTAGTATAGATGGGACTACCAGTTGTCTGCCACCACGTCGTTGGTGCACGATATCTGCACAGGAGCATACAAAATGTACGTGGGTTCGCTCCGCCGCTTACACATTGGGAATCGAACCCACGGTGTCCTGTCAACAGCGCACCAACACGTTTGAATGCCTGCAGGATATTAAAGAAGAACGAGCTGATTTTATCGCCACTCCTGCTAACTACGGATATATATCTAGACA ACACTATCAACTATCAGCTCTCAAATTAGTTCAGAATACGCGCTCAGATCCGGCCGCGTTCTCTCGCGTTGTTGCACTTATAAAGGACTCTGCAAaggaagacatcacccgcttCGAAAACTTGAGAAATAAGAAAGCTTGCTTCCCGGAGTATGGTGGAATTG CGTACATGGCGTTTGTGAATGCTGCGCAAGAGCGCGGTGTTTTGAGCTCATCAGAGTGCGATTACGCGCGCGTTGTTGGAGAATTTTTCAATGGCACTTGTGCTCCCGGCGCCATTGATGCAACCCACGCCATTTCTGAATCATCG ACTTTCGACGCCACTACTCTTTGTTCAGTTTGCAAGCCAACTGTCACTATTGCTGAAACTAACT ttACCTGCGCGTACGACTACACCAACATGTACTACGGCAACAACGGCTCATTGTCGTGTCTCGCCGACCCGGAGACAGATGTCGCCTTTGTTGAGATGCAGAACATTAACT CGCAATTATCATCACTCGGTCTCCAAGGGTCTCAATTCCGTGCCCTATGTCGTAACAACACTTTAGCTGTCACTAACGGCACTTTAGGCATCGATCAAGCCTGTCTGCTTGCTTATGTTGTTGATTCTGAGTTACTAGCTAGAAG ATCGGACCCCTTACTAAACAGTCTGAGCGTCCTTTTAGACAATCTAGATCAATATTTCGGCTACAACGCAGCATCCGGCACACAACATATAAACTTAGAAATGTATTCCGCATTCGATGGTATAAATGATTTACTTTTCAAAAACACAGCCGTCGGTTTATCCGAACCATCGACAGAAACCGCCAACGAACCAGCGAGGAATTACATAGAGTTGTTTAAGCACTTAGATGCTTGTACCAGTGTTGCCCCACCTTCATTAGCAAATGCAGCGCGTAACTACTCTATGATAACTCTATTCCTTTTGACAGCTCTTACGCGCGTTTTCGTATTTTAA